A window from Gammaproteobacteria bacterium encodes these proteins:
- the purL gene encoding phosphoribosylformylglycinamidine synthase: MLQFRGGPALSTFRIRILLEKLQKRVPGIDRLETQFLYFVDAEGTPGASDRALLERLLNDGVNHDVPAGGSLVLVVPRLGTVSPWASKATDIARNCGLQKVRRIERGVAYYLYGSSLAMDALKQATAMLHDRMTQSVLFDANEAQKLFAQTAPAPLNTVDVMGGGRPALAAANRDYGFALSEDEIDYLVEGFQRLGRNPSDAELMMFAQANSEHCRHKIFRGDWVIDGRQQARSLFDMIRETHAHTPKGVLSAYKDNASVIEGSRGARFFPRPADDEYAYHQEDIHILMKVETHNHPTAIAPFAGAATGAGGEIRDEGATGTGAKPKAGLTGFSVSNLRIPGFTQPWEKDFGKPGRIVSALDIMLEGPIGAAAFNNEFGRPALGGYFRSYEQEVGGTLRGYHKPIMIAGGMGNIRAPHVEKCEIPVGAKIIVLGGPAMLIGLGGGAASSMASGASAEDLDFASVQRDNAEMERRAQEVIDRCWAQGANNPILSIHDVGAGGLSNAVPEIIDASHRGGRFDLRRVPSDEPGMSPMAVWCNEAQERYVLAVAPERLADFEKLCARERCPYAVIGEATGDRQLKVQDPLLGKPPVDMPMEVLLGKPPKMLRDVKRVAATRQAFDTSGIELREAVFRVLRLPAVADKGFLITIGDRTVGGHVHRDPLVGPWQVPVSDLAVTAASYEGYAGEAMAMGERTPVATIDAPASGRLAVAEAVTNIAAADIGSLAKVRLSANWMAACGNPGEDAALYDTVEAVSELCVALDLAIPVGKDSLSMKTVWQQDGATRTMLAPLSLVVTAFAPVRDIRRTLTPELHAALADTQLLLVDLGKGKNRLGGSCLAQVFGASGDTAPDVDDPKLIAGFFAAVQELVAASLLLAYHDRSDGGLFVTLAEMAFAGHCGVDLHLDALGGDTLAALFAEEAGAVLQVHGRDAQRVHAIFERHGLGALVHALGAPRHDGRMVISRAREALLDEACAELHGAWSELSFHMQRLRDNPAGAQREWEAKQDAGDPGLHAKLSFDLAENPAAPYIGKGARPRVAVLREQGVNGQVEMAAALDRAGFAAQDVHMTDVLEGRVALAEFKGLVACGGFSYGDVLGAGQGWAKSILFNPRAREEFSQFFNRADSFGLGVCNGCQMMAALADLIPGTAGWPQFVRNASEQYEGRLVLVEVLDSPSLFFAGMQGSVIPIVTAHGEGRALFDRPDAAQQLLAGGRVALRFVDNREWVTEAYPANPNGSPLGITGITNTDGRVTLLMPHPERVFRSVQMSWHPAEWGEDSPWMRMFRNARAWVG; this comes from the coding sequence ATGCTTCAGTTTCGTGGTGGTCCGGCACTCTCCACTTTCCGCATCCGGATCCTGCTCGAGAAACTGCAGAAACGCGTCCCCGGCATAGACCGTCTCGAAACCCAGTTCCTCTACTTCGTTGATGCCGAAGGTACGCCCGGCGCCTCCGACCGCGCGCTGCTGGAGCGGCTGCTCAACGACGGCGTGAACCACGACGTGCCGGCCGGGGGCAGCCTGGTGCTGGTGGTGCCGCGCCTTGGCACCGTATCCCCCTGGGCCAGCAAGGCCACAGACATCGCCCGCAACTGCGGCCTGCAGAAGGTGCGCCGCATCGAGCGCGGCGTCGCCTACTATCTGTACGGCAGCAGCCTCGCGATGGATGCCCTCAAGCAGGCCACCGCGATGCTGCATGACCGCATGACCCAGTCGGTGCTGTTCGATGCGAACGAGGCACAGAAGCTGTTCGCCCAGACCGCGCCGGCGCCGCTCAACACCGTGGACGTGATGGGTGGCGGCCGTCCGGCGCTGGCCGCCGCGAACCGTGACTACGGCTTCGCTCTCTCCGAGGACGAGATCGACTACCTGGTGGAAGGCTTCCAGCGCCTCGGCCGCAATCCCAGCGACGCCGAGCTCATGATGTTCGCCCAGGCCAACTCCGAGCACTGCCGCCACAAGATCTTCCGCGGCGACTGGGTGATCGACGGACGGCAGCAGGCGCGCTCTCTGTTCGACATGATCCGGGAGACCCATGCCCACACGCCCAAGGGCGTACTGTCCGCCTACAAGGACAATGCCTCGGTGATCGAGGGCAGCCGCGGTGCGCGTTTCTTCCCGCGCCCGGCGGACGATGAATACGCCTACCACCAGGAGGACATCCACATCCTCATGAAGGTGGAGACCCACAACCACCCGACCGCCATCGCGCCGTTCGCCGGCGCGGCGACGGGTGCCGGCGGCGAGATCCGCGACGAGGGCGCCACCGGCACCGGCGCCAAGCCCAAGGCCGGTCTCACCGGCTTCTCGGTGTCGAACCTGCGCATCCCCGGCTTCACCCAGCCCTGGGAGAAGGATTTCGGCAAACCCGGACGCATCGTCTCGGCGCTCGACATCATGCTCGAGGGCCCCATCGGCGCCGCGGCCTTCAACAACGAGTTCGGCCGTCCCGCCCTCGGAGGCTACTTCCGCAGCTATGAGCAGGAGGTGGGCGGCACCCTGCGTGGCTACCACAAGCCGATCATGATCGCGGGCGGCATGGGCAACATCCGCGCGCCGCACGTGGAGAAATGCGAGATCCCGGTGGGCGCCAAGATCATCGTCCTGGGCGGTCCCGCCATGCTCATCGGTCTCGGCGGCGGCGCCGCCTCCAGCATGGCGAGCGGCGCGTCCGCCGAGGACCTGGACTTCGCCTCGGTGCAGCGCGACAACGCCGAGATGGAGCGCCGCGCCCAGGAGGTCATCGACCGCTGCTGGGCCCAGGGCGCCAACAATCCGATCCTCTCCATCCACGATGTCGGTGCCGGCGGCCTGTCCAACGCGGTGCCTGAGATCATCGATGCCAGCCACCGCGGCGGCCGCTTCGACCTGCGCCGTGTGCCCAGCGACGAACCCGGCATGTCGCCCATGGCGGTGTGGTGCAACGAGGCGCAGGAGCGCTACGTGCTGGCGGTGGCGCCGGAGCGCCTCGCCGACTTCGAGAAGCTCTGTGCCCGCGAACGCTGCCCCTATGCCGTGATCGGCGAGGCCACCGGCGACCGCCAGCTCAAGGTGCAGGATCCGCTGCTCGGCAAGCCGCCCGTGGACATGCCCATGGAGGTGCTGCTTGGCAAGCCGCCCAAGATGCTGCGCGACGTGAAGCGCGTGGCAGCGACGCGCCAAGCCTTCGACACCTCGGGCATCGAACTGCGCGAGGCGGTGTTCCGCGTGCTGCGCCTGCCGGCGGTGGCGGACAAGGGCTTCCTCATCACCATCGGCGACCGCACCGTGGGCGGCCATGTGCACCGCGACCCCTTGGTCGGCCCCTGGCAGGTGCCGGTGAGCGACCTCGCCGTCACCGCCGCGAGCTATGAAGGCTATGCCGGCGAGGCCATGGCCATGGGCGAGCGTACACCGGTCGCCACCATCGACGCGCCGGCCTCCGGCCGCCTGGCAGTAGCGGAGGCGGTCACCAACATCGCCGCCGCGGACATCGGTTCCCTCGCCAAGGTCCGCCTCTCGGCGAACTGGATGGCGGCCTGCGGAAACCCGGGGGAAGACGCCGCGCTCTACGACACGGTCGAGGCCGTGAGCGAGCTGTGCGTGGCGCTGGACCTCGCGATCCCGGTGGGCAAAGACTCCCTCTCCATGAAGACGGTATGGCAGCAGGATGGCGCCACCCGCACCATGCTGGCGCCCTTGTCGCTGGTGGTGACGGCCTTCGCCCCGGTTCGGGACATCCGCCGTACGCTGACCCCCGAGCTGCACGCTGCCCTCGCCGACACCCAGCTCCTGTTGGTGGATCTCGGCAAGGGTAAGAACCGCCTGGGCGGTTCATGCCTCGCGCAGGTGTTCGGGGCGAGCGGCGATACCGCTCCCGATGTGGACGATCCCAAGCTCATCGCCGGGTTCTTCGCCGCGGTACAGGAGTTGGTGGCGGCGAGCCTCCTGCTCGCTTACCACGACCGCTCCGACGGCGGCCTGTTCGTGACCCTGGCGGAGATGGCTTTCGCCGGCCACTGCGGCGTGGACCTGCACCTGGATGCCCTGGGCGGCGACACCCTGGCGGCACTGTTCGCCGAGGAGGCGGGCGCGGTGCTGCAGGTGCACGGTCGCGACGCCCAACGCGTACATGCGATATTCGAGCGCCATGGGCTTGGCGCCCTGGTGCATGCCCTGGGTGCGCCGCGCCATGACGGCCGCATGGTCATCAGCCGCGCGCGCGAGGCGCTGCTGGATGAGGCCTGCGCCGAGCTGCACGGCGCCTGGAGCGAGCTCTCCTTCCACATGCAGCGCCTGCGGGACAACCCTGCCGGCGCGCAACGGGAATGGGAGGCGAAGCAGGATGCCGGCGATCCCGGCCTGCATGCCAAGCTAAGCTTCGACCTCGCCGAGAACCCAGCCGCTCCTTATATTGGCAAGGGCGCCCGGCCCCGGGTGGCGGTGTTGCGCGAACAGGGCGTGAACGGGCAGGTGGAGATGGCGGCCGCCCTGGACCGGGCCGGCTTCGCCGCCCAGGACGTTCACATGACCGACGTGCTGGAGGGGCGGGTCGCGCTCGCCGAGTTCAAGGGCCTGGTGGCCTGCGGCGGCTTCTCCTACGGCGACGTGTTGGGCGCCGGCCAGGGCTGGGCCAAGTCCATCCTGTTCAACCCGCGCGCCCGCGAGGAGTTCAGCCAGTTCTTCAATCGCGCCGACAGCTTCGGCCTCGGCGTCTGCAACGGCTGCCAGATGATGGCGGCGCTCGCCGACCTGATCCCCGGCACCGCCGGCTGGCCGCAGTTCGTGCGCAATGCCTCCGAGCAGTACGAGGGGCGCCTCGTGCTGGTGGAGGTGTTGGATTCTCCCTCGCTGTTCTTCGCCGGCATGCAGGGTTCGGTGATCCCCATCGTCACGGCCCACGGCGAGGGCCGCGCGCTGTTCGACCGGCCCGACGCGGCCCAGCAGCTCCTGGCCGGCGGACGGGTGGCGCTGCGCTTCGTGGACAACCGCGAATGGGTGACGGAAGCCTATCCCGCGAACCCCAACGGCTCGCCGCTCGGCATCACCGGCATCACCAACACCGACGGGCGCGTGACCCTGCTCATGCCGCACCCGGAGCGGGTGTTCCGGAGCGTGCAGATGTCCTGGCACCCGGCTGAGTGGGGTGAGGACTCGCCCTGGATGCGGATGTTCCGCAATGCCCGCGCCTGGGTCGGCTAG
- a CDS encoding MBL fold metallo-hydrolase: protein MRFASLGSGSRGNATLIQAGDTILMVDCGFSIAETELRLARCGVEPTSLAAILVTHEHSDHASGVMRFAARHGIPVRCTAGTRQACLKLGFAAAEPFDSHAKLVIGEIEVTPVTVPHDAREPVQFLFDGGAHRFGLLTDVGSVTPHIKRMFSGCAALLLECNHDRDMLEDGPYPPSLKHRVGGPLGHLSNAQAADLLRGLDKQWLQHLVAAHLSEKNNKPELARTALAEAMDCDEEWIGIADQEYGLEWREIS from the coding sequence GTGCGCTTCGCCTCCCTGGGCAGCGGCAGCCGCGGTAACGCCACCCTCATCCAGGCCGGAGACACCATCCTCATGGTGGATTGCGGCTTCTCCATCGCCGAGACGGAGTTGCGCCTTGCCCGCTGCGGCGTCGAGCCCACGTCCCTGGCGGCGATCCTGGTGACTCACGAGCACAGCGACCACGCCTCCGGCGTGATGCGCTTCGCCGCGCGCCATGGTATCCCGGTGCGTTGCACCGCTGGCACCCGCCAGGCCTGCCTCAAGCTCGGCTTCGCTGCTGCCGAGCCCTTCGACAGCCACGCCAAGCTGGTCATCGGCGAGATCGAGGTCACGCCGGTGACGGTACCCCACGACGCGCGCGAACCGGTGCAGTTCCTGTTCGACGGCGGCGCGCACCGCTTCGGCCTGCTCACGGACGTGGGCAGCGTGACGCCCCACATCAAGCGCATGTTCAGCGGTTGCGCGGCCTTGCTGCTGGAGTGCAACCACGACCGGGACATGCTGGAGGACGGGCCCTATCCGCCTTCCCTGAAGCACCGGGTAGGGGGGCCCTTGGGCCACCTCAGCAACGCTCAGGCGGCGGACCTCTTGCGCGGGCTCGACAAGCAATGGCTGCAGCATCTGGTGGCGGCGCACCTCTCCGAGAAGAACAACAAGCCTGAACTGGCCAGGACGGCTCTTGCCGAGGCGATGGATTGCGATGAGGAGTGGATAGGGATAGCAGACCAGGAGTACGGCTTGGAATGGCGCGAGATTTCCTAG
- a CDS encoding DUF1820 family protein produces the protein MPPRHIYKVIFMSQGKLYEVYARKVSQEGFWGFIEIEQLVFGERGGVVVDPGEERLKTEFEGVKKSYIPMHSVVRIDEVAREGTAKITAVEGGTNVTPFPVPLYTPGKK, from the coding sequence ATGCCCCCACGCCACATCTACAAAGTCATCTTCATGAGCCAGGGCAAGCTCTATGAGGTCTATGCCCGCAAAGTGAGCCAGGAAGGCTTCTGGGGTTTCATCGAGATCGAGCAGCTGGTGTTCGGCGAACGCGGCGGGGTGGTGGTGGACCCGGGCGAGGAGCGCCTCAAGACCGAATTCGAGGGCGTGAAGAAGAGCTACATCCCCATGCACTCGGTGGTGCGCATCGATGAGGTGGCCCGCGAGGGCACCGCCAAGATCACCGCGGTGGAAGGCGGGACCAACGTCACTCCGTTCCCGGTGCCTCTCTACACCCCGGGAAAGAAATAA
- the tadA gene encoding tRNA adenosine(34) deaminase TadA, which yields MSTEDEKWMREALSLARQAGAAGEVPVGALVVKDGVLLGSGWNQPIGTHDPTAHAEVMALRAAAHMAENYRLTGTTLYVTLEPCAMCAGAMVHARVARLVYGAADPKTGAAGSVFDLTRTDKLNHRLDVAGGVLAEECGGLLRQFFARKR from the coding sequence ATGAGCACCGAAGACGAGAAGTGGATGCGCGAGGCATTGTCGCTCGCTCGCCAGGCGGGAGCCGCGGGCGAAGTTCCGGTGGGCGCCTTGGTGGTGAAGGATGGGGTGCTGCTCGGCTCCGGCTGGAACCAGCCCATCGGCACCCATGACCCCACTGCCCACGCCGAGGTGATGGCGCTGCGCGCCGCTGCCCATATGGCGGAGAACTACCGGCTCACTGGCACTACCCTGTACGTGACACTGGAACCCTGCGCCATGTGCGCCGGTGCCATGGTCCACGCGCGGGTCGCGCGCCTCGTGTATGGCGCTGCCGATCCCAAGACCGGCGCCGCCGGTTCGGTGTTCGACCTGACCCGCACTGACAAGCTCAACCACCGCCTGGATGTGGCGGGTGGTGTGCTGGCGGAGGAGTGCGGAGGCCTCTTGAGACAGTTCTTCGCGCGTAAGCGCTGA
- a CDS encoding AAA family ATPase gives MSLLERQPYLDVLVSSLERCGMGTGHVVLIAGEAGMGKTSLMREFAAQQAKSARVLWGGCEALFTPHPLAPLHDIALQIDAGFAAAIAAASNRHEIFNVTLDRLSRMPPSTVVVIEDAHWADEATLDLIKFLGRRLQRLGILLVISYRDDEVTDKHPLRSVLGDLPHKAVSRIRLPPLSEGAVGSLAEAAGRPAAGLHELTGGNAFFVTEVLATSTEDIPSTVRDAAMARIARLPEAARRIAHMIAIVPGKTERWLMDATITPQREALQECLGVGMVAHPDYSMSFRHELARRAVEDNIAPDERRELHATVLAALLAQGEGKVAVGRLVHHADQAADEVAVLRFAPAAAADAAAVGAHRDAAAYLKVALRHGETLDDARRAQLLDRYSYECYLIDRIPEAIQARTAALELWRKLDARLKEGDDLRWLSRITWYGGQKQVAEAYARQAVALLERLPPGRELAMAYSNVAQLYMLSSEMEQSLLWGRKALELATALGETEIQIHALGNVGAVKLLADGASGHEELERSMQMAKAGGFEEHASRAYTNLGTAYLRTRNLPLAMKYLDAGIAYCEERDLDSWTRYMKAQRSDALLGLGRWDEAADDAASVLKHAAAAAIIRIPALVTLGQLRARRGDPDMDSPLDEAYRLAVPTGELQRLGPVMAARAEVAWLQGTTSEELLQELERTYEMSLGLADPWAQGELAFWLWRNSRLGRKPPANAGAPYLMQMQGDWRGAAEAWRAIGLPYEQAMALADAKEEMPLREALTIFERLGANPMAGQVKRRLRASGVRGIPRGAQERTRQNPGGMTNREIKVLALVAEGLRNAEIARRLFLSEKTVGHHVSSVLAKLGAKSRGEAVATAARLGLVLPPEPSK, from the coding sequence ATGTCTTTGCTTGAACGCCAACCCTATCTCGACGTGCTTGTCTCGTCCCTCGAGCGCTGCGGGATGGGCACGGGCCACGTGGTGCTGATCGCCGGCGAAGCCGGCATGGGCAAGACCTCGCTAATGCGCGAGTTCGCCGCGCAGCAGGCCAAGTCGGCGCGGGTGCTATGGGGCGGTTGCGAAGCCCTGTTCACACCTCACCCGTTGGCACCGCTCCATGACATCGCCCTGCAGATAGACGCAGGTTTCGCCGCCGCCATCGCCGCCGCCTCAAACCGGCATGAGATCTTCAACGTCACCCTCGACCGCCTCTCTCGCATGCCGCCGTCCACGGTGGTGGTTATCGAGGACGCCCATTGGGCCGACGAGGCGACCCTCGACCTCATCAAGTTCCTCGGCCGCCGTCTGCAGCGGCTCGGCATCCTGTTGGTGATCAGTTATCGGGATGACGAGGTGACGGACAAGCATCCGTTGCGCTCGGTACTGGGGGACCTGCCACACAAGGCCGTGAGCCGCATCCGCCTGCCGCCACTCAGCGAAGGTGCCGTCGGCTCCCTGGCAGAGGCGGCCGGCCGCCCCGCCGCGGGCTTGCACGAGCTGACCGGCGGGAACGCCTTCTTCGTGACCGAGGTGCTCGCCACTTCGACGGAGGATATCCCCTCGACCGTGCGTGACGCGGCCATGGCGCGCATCGCGCGACTGCCCGAGGCGGCCCGGCGCATCGCCCACATGATCGCGATCGTGCCCGGCAAGACCGAACGCTGGCTTATGGATGCGACCATCACGCCACAGAGGGAAGCGCTCCAGGAGTGCCTGGGGGTGGGCATGGTGGCGCATCCGGATTACTCGATGAGTTTCCGCCACGAACTGGCGCGTCGCGCGGTGGAGGACAACATCGCGCCCGATGAACGCCGGGAGCTGCACGCGACGGTGTTGGCCGCCCTGCTCGCTCAAGGCGAAGGCAAGGTCGCGGTGGGCCGGCTGGTGCATCATGCAGACCAGGCGGCAGATGAGGTTGCGGTGCTGCGCTTCGCACCCGCGGCAGCCGCGGATGCCGCCGCGGTGGGCGCTCACCGCGATGCGGCCGCCTACCTGAAGGTAGCGTTGCGTCATGGCGAGACGCTGGACGACGCGCGGCGCGCGCAACTGCTGGACCGCTACTCCTATGAGTGCTACCTCATCGACCGTATACCCGAGGCGATCCAGGCCCGCACCGCCGCGCTGGAACTGTGGCGAAAGCTCGATGCGCGTCTCAAGGAGGGCGACGACCTGCGCTGGCTGTCACGCATCACCTGGTACGGTGGCCAGAAACAGGTAGCGGAAGCATACGCCCGCCAGGCGGTGGCCTTGCTGGAGAGACTCCCGCCCGGCCGCGAACTGGCCATGGCCTACAGTAACGTCGCCCAGCTCTACATGCTGTCCTCGGAGATGGAGCAATCCCTGCTGTGGGGACGCAAGGCGCTGGAGCTCGCGACTGCCCTGGGCGAGACCGAGATCCAGATCCATGCCCTCGGCAACGTCGGCGCCGTGAAACTCCTGGCGGACGGTGCATCCGGACACGAGGAGCTGGAACGCTCCATGCAGATGGCCAAGGCCGGCGGGTTCGAGGAGCACGCCTCGCGTGCCTACACCAACCTCGGCACCGCCTACCTGCGCACCCGCAACCTGCCGCTGGCCATGAAGTACCTCGATGCCGGCATCGCCTACTGCGAGGAACGGGACCTGGACTCCTGGACCCGCTACATGAAGGCCCAGCGCTCCGACGCGCTGCTGGGACTCGGCCGCTGGGACGAAGCTGCCGATGATGCGGCCTCGGTGCTCAAGCACGCGGCGGCAGCGGCCATCATCCGCATACCGGCGCTGGTGACACTCGGCCAGCTGCGCGCCCGGCGCGGCGACCCCGACATGGACAGCCCGCTCGACGAAGCCTACCGGCTGGCGGTGCCGACCGGGGAGTTGCAGCGCCTGGGACCGGTGATGGCGGCCCGCGCCGAGGTGGCCTGGCTGCAGGGCACCACCAGCGAGGAACTGCTGCAGGAGCTCGAACGCACCTACGAGATGAGCCTGGGGCTCGCCGATCCCTGGGCCCAGGGAGAACTCGCGTTCTGGCTGTGGCGCAACAGCCGGCTTGGACGCAAGCCGCCCGCCAATGCAGGCGCGCCCTACTTGATGCAGATGCAGGGAGACTGGCGCGGTGCCGCCGAAGCCTGGCGGGCCATCGGCTTGCCCTATGAGCAGGCCATGGCGCTCGCGGACGCCAAGGAAGAGATGCCGTTGCGGGAGGCTCTCACCATCTTCGAACGGCTCGGCGCGAACCCGATGGCGGGGCAGGTGAAACGCCGGCTGCGCGCCAGCGGCGTGCGCGGCATCCCGCGCGGCGCCCAGGAGCGCACCCGCCAGAACCCGGGCGGCATGACCAACCGGGAGATCAAGGTGCTGGCGCTGGTGGCGGAGGGGCTGCGCAATGCCGAGATCGCCCGCCGCCTGTTCCTGTCCGAGAAGACCGTGGGGCACCACGTCTCCTCTGTGCTGGCGAAGCTCGGGGCCAAGTCCCGCGGGGAGGCCGTCGCCACCGCGGCGCGCTTGGGCCTGGTGCTGCCGCCGGAGCCCAGTAAATAG
- a CDS encoding DUF4242 domain-containing protein has product MPRYVVERDFASGVPIPDGGEEGSRLCLLVVENNASDEVTWVHSYVSRDKKKSFDIYDAPTPEAIRRVAIKNSLPVNHITEVMVLDPYFYR; this is encoded by the coding sequence ATGCCTCGCTACGTGGTGGAGCGCGATTTCGCCTCCGGAGTCCCCATCCCTGACGGCGGCGAGGAAGGTTCCCGGCTCTGCCTCCTGGTAGTGGAGAACAACGCCAGCGACGAGGTCACCTGGGTCCATTCCTACGTGAGCCGCGACAAGAAGAAGAGCTTCGACATCTACGACGCGCCCACGCCGGAGGCGATCCGCCGGGTCGCCATCAAGAACAGCCTGCCCGTGAACCATATCACCGAGGTGATGGTGTTGGACCCCTATTTTTACCGCTGA
- a CDS encoding NnrU family protein: MGIIVFLYGLLCYSIGVAALLYAILFTGNLWVPKSVDSVPETGMPAALVIDLCLLALFAFQHSVMARPGFKKVWTRVVPTAMERSTYVLASGVVLGLLCCQWQPIPGTVWSVANPIGRLILQAGFWLGWVILLSSTFMINHFDLFGLRQVYLRLKSAPYTPVPFVQVAFYRFIRHPIMLGILIGFWSTPDMSLGHLVLAGASTGYIFLGIFLEERDLRREHGATYEHYRRSTSMLLPLPRKPS, encoded by the coding sequence ATGGGAATCATCGTCTTCTTGTACGGCCTCCTCTGTTATTCGATCGGCGTCGCAGCGCTGCTGTACGCCATCTTGTTCACCGGTAACCTGTGGGTACCGAAGAGCGTGGATTCAGTCCCCGAGACGGGCATGCCTGCGGCACTGGTGATAGATCTCTGCCTGCTCGCGCTGTTCGCCTTCCAGCACAGCGTGATGGCGCGTCCCGGCTTCAAGAAGGTCTGGACCCGGGTCGTCCCCACTGCCATGGAGCGCAGCACCTACGTGCTGGCCTCTGGCGTGGTGCTTGGACTCTTGTGCTGCCAGTGGCAGCCGATCCCGGGCACCGTGTGGAGTGTGGCGAACCCCATAGGCCGGCTGATACTGCAGGCGGGGTTCTGGCTTGGCTGGGTGATCCTGCTCAGCTCGACGTTCATGATCAACCACTTCGACCTGTTCGGCCTGCGCCAGGTGTACCTGCGGCTCAAGAGCGCGCCCTACACGCCGGTGCCGTTCGTGCAGGTGGCTTTCTACCGGTTCATCCGCCATCCCATCATGCTCGGGATCCTGATCGGATTCTGGTCCACCCCCGACATGAGCCTGGGTCACCTGGTGCTGGCCGGCGCCAGCACCGGCTACATCTTCCTCGGCATCTTCCTGGAGGAGCGCGACCTGCGGCGCGAGCACGGTGCGACTTACGAGCACTACCGGCGCAGCACCTCGATGCTGCTGCCGCTGCCGCGCAAGCCATCCTGA
- a CDS encoding nickel-binding protein, with protein MPRYLVEHDFSQVSDSRAGIGIGRGGQVTWLRVYMSADRSKGFCVYDAPSADAIRELASLNNLPVHQITEVETMSWDPRWAP; from the coding sequence ATGCCCCGCTACTTGGTGGAGCACGATTTCAGCCAAGTTTCCGACAGTCGTGCCGGCATCGGCATTGGGCGCGGTGGACAGGTCACCTGGTTGCGCGTCTATATGAGCGCCGACCGGAGCAAGGGCTTCTGCGTCTATGATGCGCCGTCGGCGGATGCGATACGCGAGCTGGCGTCGCTGAACAACCTGCCGGTGCATCAGATCACGGAAGTGGAGACGATGAGCTGGGACCCGCGCTGGGCCCCGTGA
- the guaA gene encoding glutamine-hydrolyzing GMP synthase encodes MSQQNIHSDRILILDFGSQWTQLIARRVREIGVFCEVHLPDIGDEALRTFSPKGVILSGGPESVVGDAVPKASRAVFELGVPVLGICYGMQDMAAQLGGKVLPGTHREFGMENMTVTAPSRLLDGIDDGHRDGKPLLHVMMNHGDSVTELPPGFVRTGLSQDASCAAMADEARRFYGVQFHPEVTQTLQGGAILSRFVLELCGCKALWNSGSIIEDRVAAVRTQVGKDHVLLGLSGGVDSSVVAALLHKAIGKQLTCVFVDTGLLRLHEGDQVMETFARHMGVKVIRVDAEARFLKALAGVTDPEQKRKTIGRLFVEVFEEESAKIQDARWLAQGTIYPDVIESAAASGKAHVIKSHHNVGGLPEGMRLGLVEPLRELFKDEVRKIGVELGLPHEMVYRHPFPGPGLGVRILGEVKKEYADLLRKADHIYMEELRKAALYDKVSQAFAVFLPVKSVGVQGDGRRYEYVVALRAVETIDFMSARWAHLPYEFLDHVSRRIINETKGISRVVYDISGKPPATIEWE; translated from the coding sequence TTGAGCCAGCAGAACATACACAGCGACCGCATCCTGATCCTGGACTTCGGTTCCCAGTGGACCCAGCTCATCGCGCGCCGGGTACGGGAGATCGGCGTGTTCTGCGAGGTGCACCTGCCGGACATCGGCGACGAGGCGCTACGCACGTTCTCTCCCAAGGGCGTCATCCTCTCCGGCGGTCCCGAGTCGGTGGTCGGCGATGCGGTGCCCAAGGCATCCAGGGCGGTGTTCGAGCTCGGCGTGCCGGTGCTGGGCATCTGCTACGGCATGCAGGACATGGCGGCCCAGCTCGGCGGCAAGGTGCTCCCCGGCACCCACCGTGAGTTCGGCATGGAGAACATGACCGTCACGGCGCCGTCGCGCCTCCTGGACGGCATCGATGACGGGCACCGCGACGGCAAGCCGCTGTTGCACGTGATGATGAACCACGGCGACTCCGTCACCGAGCTGCCGCCGGGCTTCGTGCGCACCGGCCTCTCGCAGGATGCCTCCTGCGCCGCCATGGCCGACGAGGCGCGCCGCTTCTACGGCGTGCAGTTCCACCCGGAGGTGACCCAGACCCTGCAGGGTGGCGCGATCCTCTCGCGCTTCGTGCTGGAGCTCTGCGGCTGCAAGGCCCTGTGGAACTCCGGCAGCATCATCGAGGACCGCGTGGCTGCTGTGCGCACCCAGGTAGGCAAGGATCACGTGCTGCTAGGCCTTTCCGGCGGCGTGGACTCCTCCGTGGTGGCGGCGCTGCTGCACAAGGCCATCGGCAAGCAGCTCACCTGCGTGTTCGTGGATACGGGCCTCCTGCGCCTGCACGAAGGTGACCAGGTGATGGAGACTTTCGCCAGGCACATGGGCGTGAAGGTGATCCGGGTGGACGCAGAGGCCCGCTTCCTGAAGGCGCTGGCCGGCGTCACCGACCCGGAACAGAAGCGCAAGACCATCGGCCGGCTGTTCGTGGAGGTGTTCGAGGAGGAATCCGCGAAGATCCAGGATGCCCGCTGGCTGGCCCAGGGCACCATCTACCCGGACGTGATCGAGTCTGCCGCCGCCAGCGGCAAGGCTCACGTCATCAAGTCCCACCACAACGTGGGCGGGCTGCCGGAAGGCATGCGCCTCGGGCTCGTGGAGCCGCTGCGGGAACTGTTCAAGGATGAAGTGCGCAAGATCGGAGTGGAACTGGGCCTGCCCCACGAGATGGTGTACCGGCACCCCTTCCCGGGCCCCGGCCTGGGCGTGCGCATCCTGGGAGAGGTGAAGAAGGAATACGCCGACCTGCTGCGCAAGGCCGACCACATCTACATGGAAGAGCTGCGCAAGGCGGCGCTCTATGACAAGGTGAGCCAGGCCTTCGCGGTGTTCCTGCCGGTGAAGTCCGTGGGCGTTCAGGGGGACGGCCGGCGGTACGAGTACGTCGTGGCGCTGCGGGCCGTGGAGACCATCGACTTCATGTCCGCCCGCTGGGCGCACTTGCCCTATGAGTTCCTGGACCACGTCTCCCGGCGCATCATCAATGAGACCAAGGGCATCTCGCGGGTGGTCTATGACATCAGCGGCAAGCCGCCAGCCACCATCGAGTGGGAGTGA